In Nostoc sphaeroides, the genomic window CACATGACGGTGTACGAAAACCTTGCTTCTGGACTCAAGCTGAAAAAAGTACCACCTACAGAAATTAAACAGCGAGTGGCAGAAGTGGCAGACGTTTTAGGATTAGCAGAGTTAATGAACCGCAAGCCTGGTCAAATGTCTGGAGGTCAACGGCAGAGGGTTGCCGTCGGTCGTGCTTTGGTGCGTAATGCCGATGTGTACCTGCTAGATGAACCTTTAAGTAACCTGGATGCACTACTGCGGGAAAGAGTTCGAGCCGATATCAAGCAAATTTTTGCAGCCCAAAAAGTGCCAGTTGTCTACGTCACCCACGACCAAACCGAAGCAATGACGCTCTCTACAAAAGTTGCATTGCTCAACGATGGCTATGTGCAGCAACTTGACCCGCCTGATCGCATCTATAACCATCCAGCTAATCTATTTGTGGCTGGATTTGTTGGTAGCCCGCAAATGAATTTACTAACTTTACCTTGTAAGGGACAATATGCGATCGCGGGTAACTTCCAAGTGCTTCTTCCAGATATACCAACTGTACCACCGCAGATTGTTCTGGGAATCCGCCCAGAAGATGTCCGCATTGCTCAACCAGGTGATACTCAGACTATCCAAGGGCGAGTGTTTTTAGTGGAAAACTTGGGTATGCACTATTTAGTCAGTGTCAGGATTGAGGGTTCACAAACTGGAGCGATTACGGTACGTGCTTTGTTGCCAACAGACCAAAATTGGAGTGGCGA contains:
- a CDS encoding ABC transporter ATP-binding protein; this encodes MAKLELTNLNKTYNPKVVPVKDVSLTVDNHEFLTLLGPSGCGKSTVLRMIAGLEEPTRGQIKIGEVDVTYKRAADRNIAMVFQSYALYPHMTVYENLASGLKLKKVPPTEIKQRVAEVADVLGLAELMNRKPGQMSGGQRQRVAVGRALVRNADVYLLDEPLSNLDALLRERVRADIKQIFAAQKVPVVYVTHDQTEAMTLSTKVALLNDGYVQQLDPPDRIYNHPANLFVAGFVGSPQMNLLTLPCKGQYAIAGNFQVLLPDIPTVPPQIVLGIRPEDVRIAQPGDTQTIQGRVFLVENLGMHYLVSVRIEGSQTGAITVRALLPTDQNWSGEDITLALRPEDIHWFDVQSGHALVKRQMSGVNN